In Ursus arctos isolate Adak ecotype North America unplaced genomic scaffold, UrsArc2.0 scaffold_2, whole genome shotgun sequence, the genomic stretch AGCTCTCGGAAGCCTTGAGACGGGAAAACATGGTGagggcatcagggaaattggGGGGCGTGGCGGGGGTGTTGGCAGGAGTGCACATCTGTGGGGGGAAAACAGAGAGGGTGGGGTGAGCACCCCTTTCTGGGAGGGGCGCTGGCCTCCCGCTGACTCCTAGGAGACCCACACTCAGCCACTATTGGGAGCTTCTGTGCCTCTTCCCTGGCTGCATCCTGGCTCCGTGAGACAGTCCACTAGCTCAGGGCTCACAGAGGGaaggtgcagctgctatggactGGCCCACCACACCCACGGGCAGTCTCCGAAGAGGACCCTCCACAGCAGAGAGCCACTGAGCTTCCTCGGAGGAGCGAGGCTTCCCTGCCCTGAACCAGGAGCACCCCCTATCGCCACCCCTGGGGCGCAGGGACACTTACcatctggtggtggtggtggctgtaGGGGATGTTGGTCTCCTGGAAAAAGGCGCTGAGGGCCGTCTGTGGAAAGAAGGCCCAGATTTCATTATCCTCAGGTCCTTGTTTCCAGAATCTCTGGGGCTTGGAGCGGCCCTGGGCCTGGCTACCGAGTGGGAGAAGTGAGTGGAAGGAGTGTGCCTGTCACCACTTGACGCCTGCCACCCCCCAAGGAGACGCCACAGGCTCCGGGCAGGTCTGGAGGGGGGTAAAAACACTCACAACGCTGCCTGCCTCAGCTCGCACTCACCTGATGTGGTCACTGTGACCTCAGGAAGGGGGCAGGCAGCACCCTCTCCCAGTCTCACAGGGAAAGGCCTTTAGCGGACACCAGCCTTTGATTGAGATTGTAGCCTGACCATCACCAACTCTGAGTGGCAACAGCAAAGACTCCCAGATGTTAAGTCTAAgacctgcctgcccctctccttggctgGCCACAGGAGCCTGCCAtgatctgggcctcagtttccccaactgcaCCATAAGGAGACTGGACTGGGTGGTTTCTAGATTCCCCTCCCTGGCTGCAATAACGTAAGATCCACATTCCAGTTCACAGAGCCAGAATTATGTAGGTTGGTCTGGGTTTTCCGCTCGTTGTCCCACTCACCCAAGCCTCCCTTGGAATGTTCTTCAAGTGCAGAGcaggaggatgggagaaaggggtCTGCACCCAGGGTGgtgagaaggggagtgggaaaggaggcAGAGCACAGGCCTGTGTCAGACAAGCTCATCTGGAGGCCACGGGGGACTGGCAAGAGGGGACTCCAGGAGCCCCTGAGGGAGGTGCTGCATTTGGTCTGTCCTGGCAATGGGCCTGCAGGAGGGGTGTTGAGGAAAATAAGGGAGCCAACTGCTCTTGCGAAAGTGCTGGGTGAGGGAGTGTGTGAAAGGTCTGCCTGGCCCTGCCAAGTCAcaggcccagccccagctgccctcCATCGCCACCCTTTtaggctccctgccccccaaacaCAGCCCAGCCCAATCCCTTgcctgccgccccctccccccctgtCCCCAGCATAGCCAGAACAAGCTGGCTTCCAGGGCCTGCCCtgggattttgttatttttttatattcaaatgaatttttcTGGGAATTTCCTGCTGGAGAGGTCCTACCCCAGTGTCCCCAAACAGGGTGTGGGAACGGGCTGGGGTTAAGTACCTcctcaggactccatcccaccTGGGAGCCCCAGGGGACACACCCAAACCATTCCTTCCCAATAGTAGATCCAAAGGCCACCTGAGTGAGGATTCCAGTGAGAACCTTCTGCTGCCTTAAAGCACCACCACTTAAAACACACAGGTCCCCCTTCCCCTGCAGCCGCCTGTCCTCATTAACACCTGAATCACAGAGAAATGACCCAAAAACACGGCCTTTGGCTGGGTCAACCCTCAGCCTGTGAGCCTGCAGGAAAGGTTACCAGAGGGGGAGGGGTAGCCCTGAGAAACCCCTCACTCACTTTCATGCAAGGACCTATGGTTTGGGGCCCGCACCCCATTTTCACCTTAAGTGAACCTACCTAGTATCCATatcctccattttacagatgtgaaacgGAGACTTAGGGAGCCCAGAGCATATGGCTCCTCCCCCAGGGGCCACCAGAAGTACCAAGTCTGCAGGCAGCTCCTGGCCCTCTTGGGGACAGTTTTCCCCAGGCATTTCAATCCTCAAGCTACATTTTTAATTCCCCGTGATGAAGTGGCACCAACCCATGCTGAGAGACACCCCAGCAggtaccaggctctgtgctggactgAGAGTCCAAACAGACAAAGTGCTTCCCACCAGACAcctgcctgcccagccccagaCAGGGAGGGAGCCATGTATGCAGATGTGGACTCAAACTGCCATGAATGTGGTTTTACAAGTTTTGCCACATCTAGCCCTTGAGACAAACAGGCTGATTAGGGAGCTTCCTGCAGGGTGGGGCTGCAGGCCCtagggggggtggtggggtgagggAGTGGCCATTCCCTTCTTAGAGGTCAACTCCCACActgaaaatgcagagaaaactgaggccagaggagagaaggggctTGCCCAGGGCGAGCAGCCACCCATCTTGTGGTGTGAGGACCACACGGGGTGAGCAGTCCCTCCTAAGAGCTCTGGTAGACGTTGGTGAGCAAAGACCCACTGGGCTGGACAGGCCAGTGCTTCCCCAGGCTGTCCAAACCTTTGGGCTGGAATTCAGATCCCCATCCCACTCTCAGGAAAGGAGCCCTGGAATCCCCTGGCTCACTGTCCTCTCAGAAGACCCAAACACCTTCCCTGGGATGGCTCCCCATCAGGAAACCAGGCTCCTGGGCCCTGGCTGGGCACAGACACTGGCTGGGCTGTGACCTTACACCTGTGAGGGGTGGAGCTCAAGGACTCTGGCCTCTTTCCTAGATACCACCCTGGGTTATTTCTGGGGCAGTGGAGCTAGGCAAAGCCAGGTGGCCTCTTGGCAGCACAAGCCGTGGGCACTAGTGCCCTATGGGTCAGGGAGGCCTGGTGGGTGGGGTCCTGACTGGGgcagccccacctcctgcccaGCTGACTGAAAGCTACTGAGCCATGTAAACCACGCCATGCACTGTGCAGGTAGATTCCCCGGCCAGCACAGAGGCGGCCACCCGGGCACGCCTCTGGGGCGGGGTGCGCGAATGCACACCCGTAGCTAGAGTGTGGGGCTCCAACACGGCACCGGTACACTCGTATGTGTACACGcgtgggctaaaaaaaaaaaattggtgacgTGTGTGTACACGGAACACATACATCCCGCACCCGCGCGCCGGGTGGACTGCTGTTTACACACACGCTAACATGCCCACACGTAGCGTGGCGCGTGCGTAAATACAAATGCACATGTACGTGGACACAGGCGCCACCGAGCTACCCCCCGGGCACGCAGACCCTCAGACCCAGTTGAGCGGGGAAGCTCTACCCGCTGGCCCCGGGGCACCCTGTCCTGCTCCGCAGTAACTGAGGTGGGGGCGGCGCGCGGTCCCAGCCCGGGGCGTCCTCCTTCCGGCCGCCCGCCGACTGCCCGTCCGGGCCGCGGCGCCGCCCCGCCCTGGCCGTTACCCGAACAAAAGAGGGGGGATCCCCGCATCCCGACCGCCCGGGGACGCGGGGGGAGGCGGGGATTCGGGGCACCGGCGGGGGCGGGCCGCCCCTCCCGCGCATTCCGCGCGGGCGGCGTTTCCGGGGGCCGCGTAGACGCGGCCGCGCGGTTCGGCCGGACCCGCACGCCGCGTGTGCGCGCTAGGGCCCGGCAGCCGGGGCGCGCGGCCGCCGGGAGACCGGGCTGAGTGCGCGGCTCCGGCCCGGCCCGGGCGGAGCGCGCACCGGCACGTGTCCACACCGGCCCGCACACGCGCGGTTGGCGGGACGGACCCGGACCCCAACCCCGGCCCCGGCCCAGGCGCGCACCTCGAACTGCCAGTGGGCCGCCTGCAGCAGCTGCTTCGCCTGGTCGGCCGCGCAGCCCGCCGTCAGCACGAACTGGTTGATCATGACCTGGTGCTTGAGCTCGTCCATGTTCACGGACATGGCGCCGCCGCCGCGCTGCCCGCTGCCTCCCGCCGCCGCGCTCCTCCGCCTCACGCGTCCACCATTAGCGAGCCGGCTCCGGCtaatacaaatatttactgtgcgGCTCTGACTCACCGAGCCTCGCCTGGCTCGGGGCCGCGGGGGCATGCTGGGAGATGTAGTCCCGCGCCGCGGCCGGCCGGGGGGCGCAGGGAGGTGTGTCCGGACGCTGCCCCTGTTGTGTGCGGAAGCGGGCGGGCGCGTCTGCGGGCTCTTACAGAGGCTCGTGGGGGTGCGGCAGGCGGAGGCCGCTGGCGTCTCTGCCCGCTGTGCCTGACATTCCTCTGTTGAATGGGCGCGCACTTGGAAAGGGGTCCCTAGAAATTTTGGCACATATCGTTAAGCACTAGGATGTACAGCCCCAAaggcctggcatacagtaggcgcCAATAAATACTccttcactgaatgaatgaatgtgcccTTGAGGGCGCTGCAGAAAGTCAccgcctccaggaagccttccggTCTCCCCAGCGCCCCGAGCAGAAGCTCGTATCGTGCACTCGTGATGTGGGTCCCTTACCGGCCTGACGCTcggccaggcacacagtaggcccaAGAAACATTTGGGGATGGGATGGCGCCCGAACAAGCCGCCGAGGCGGGCAGGCTCTGGTGCCTCGGGGTTCCCTCCCCGCAAGGCTTCCACTTTCCCACGCAAAATCTCGTTCGTTCTGCCGGAAATCTCGGCCTTCGGATGCGGGCGCCAGGACCTGGCGGAGCCAGTTCCGGGGCGGCCCCGAACTCCTATTCCCAGAATGCCCCGGTTTATTTGCATCGCTCTGGCCCGAATGACGTCAAGTGACTGAGGCTGCACCACGGCCAATGGGCGGCCGCAGAGTGTTAGGACCTGGCCATATAAGGTAAACAAAGCTGGCGGCCCAATGAGGCTGCAGCGGGGGCGGGCGCTGAGTCGGGGCCGATGGGGGCGCGTCACGTGGCTGGCGGGGGCGGGACTGGGGAGAACGGGAGTGGGGGAGTTGCGGGTTGTGTTTACAGCTCCGCACGCGTTGCTTCCGGTTGACGTCGCAGGTCGGGCGTGCGGGGCAAGGGCAGGCTCCGAACGGGATCCcgggcggggaggcggggagaggtCTGGCTTGGTCACTCCCGCTCTGAGTGACCTTGGCCCGGTTCCTCGCGCTCCTTGGGCTCCAGTTTCATCCGTTGGGCAACCGTTCTTTGGGCCCTTTCTCGTGCCCTGTCCCTGACCCGGCCGGGGTTATTGCGGAGAGCACACCTGAAAGGGTTGGCTGGGGCGGGGACAGGGGTAGGTTGGGACCCTGTGTCAAAAATCCCTAggactggggcccctgggtggctcagttgttgggcgtctgccttcggctcacggcgtgatcccggcgttctgggatcgagccccacatcgggctcctccgctgggagcctgcttcttcctttcccactccccctgcttgtgttccctctctcgatggctgtctctatctctgtcaaatgaatacataaaatcttaaaaaaaaaaaaaaaaaagtccctaggACGGATGTAGATTTGTGGAAATACGTAAGTATGGAAAGTGCCCTCTGGAAAGTGACACAGGCCCTGAGGGTTAAAGGTCATTGGGAGGTTTTCCTGTATCTGATCCGTTGTTGGCTTTAGGCTTAGTGTGGGGCCCACATGGTGGCAGAGGGTCTCAATCCGGATCAGGAGATGTTTTGGATGTGTCTGATTTTAGtggagtgccccccccccccgcgccgcCCTTGAGGAAATGCACTGGATGGAGGGAACTATGCCACACTGGAAGGGTGAGGGGAAGCCCTACCTGGTTCCTTCAACCCTTCCAGAGGTTCTGGCTTTGGCGAGTAGGAGGATAATGGGAGACTGGTGGACAGGACCTGAAGGGTTCCAGGattgtgggggttgggggagggctggggcacCCGGATGGCTCCGGGAGGGAAGGGAGTCCTGCATAGTGAGACCCGGAATCGGCCTTTGAGGGGTAGAGTGCTCGGGGCTTAGCCTATGGGTAGGTCGAGGACTCACAGTGTTCCCTTCCAGGTGGGTGCCTCAGCTCTGGCAGAAGTAACCTGTCCACATGGGAAGTCAGGTGTGGGTGTCTTTTCTGCCACACAGGATAACTCAGACTCCACCATTTTTTGCAAACCCTCAGTGCCAGGAGATATCTGGTCTTGTTAAGAATGGCTCCTCTCCTAAACAAAGTGTCGTAAGCATGAATTAATGTGGGTAAAGCGCCCAGCACGAGGTAGGTGGATCGGAAAGTGGTGATTGCTGTCCCTGTTACACTGGGACAGCATCAGGGTATGCTGGAAGGTAAGCAGGTActggagccagacagacctgggtaTGAGTCAACTCTGCTGCTTACTGACTGATATTGGATAAGCTACTGCAGCCCTGAGCTTCGGTTCATTGTAGAACTCGAGGTAGGAGTGTGGGGCAATCCCAGGACTGCTGAGGGGTTTAATCCCTGTGTAGTGCTCAGCGCAGGCCTAGCACCCAGTGTACCTACCATTTCTGGTACTCACCTCTTTGCCTCTATCTGGACCCCCCTAGGGAGCCCAagtcccattttactgatgaagaaacagGCTGGAATCCAAACCCCCTTACGCTCTTGCCAATGTTCAGACCCAGTGGAGAACAGGCACCCAGTAGGCTATGAGGGTGTATTTCTAAAGAGCGAGAGAGGGCACTGCCCTGGCAGGACCCACTAGGGGATTTTCTGGCTCAGGGAAACAGGAAGTACCTTCCCGCTTCCCCCTACTCTAATCCAGCAATACTCAGTTACCTGCCCAGGCTTGTCTAGCTCTGAAGGAGCACTTCCAAGCCAGCAtgctggctggggtggggcagaTGAGGCTGGCAGGGGCAAAGGTCACTCCTCTGCAGGGGGCGGGGGCATGGCATCCCTAGCCTGCTTGTTTTCCCAGGGGCAGCAGCGAAGGAAAAAACAATCTTGTTTTTAGCCAGGATCAGCCTGGCTAGGGAGTGGACTTTGGATTTTTTAGCAAGCTCAGATGGGGCCTGGCAGTTGGAACCAGTAGATAGGGACAGGGGGACAAAAAGGTATTTCTAGCAGTGCCCACATCTTACCTGAAGTTCTGGAAGTTGTGGGCCCTGCCAAAGTCTCCCCAGCATGGCCTGGccttctccttcccaccttcatttttttttccttttttcttttctctttctttaagattttattttttaaagattttatttatttcacagaggagcagggggacacaagcagggagagtgggagaggaagaagcatccttcctgctgagcagggagtctaatgcagggttggatcccaggaccctgggatcatgacctaagccgaaggcagatgcttcatgactgagccacccaggcaccccttaagattttatttttaagttatctccaCACCCATGGTGGGGTTTAACCCCACGATTGTGTGATCAGGAGTCTCATGCcccactgattgagccagccaggctcccctccacctccattCTCTCAAATACGCCAGAGATCATTGGGTGCCTGATTCTGGGAGCACAAGAATGAATAGGCAAGGATCCTGCCCGCTCAGGAGGCTCAGAAAGAAGTCTGGACTCAGGGGACTCACCCCAGGTGCCCATGAACTGTGCCTAGTGTCTGTTTCAAAAGACCCAATGCTGGCTCGCTGAGAAGACTCGAGATCTAGCCACTGCCTCACTCCTGACCTCTGTTCCTATACTCTCCCCGTGCTCCATTTGATTTTAACCAAATTGGCCCTTGAGCCCCTGGATCATACTCAGCTCTTtgcagcctcagggcctttgcacatagTGTTTCCCCTGCTTGGAACCTGGACTGGCTTACCTCCTTAAGAGTTTGCTCCCCGCCCCCCTGGTTTGCTCTTATTTGTATTTCAAATCCtggcttaaatgtcacctcttcagagaaGCTATCCCTGACACCCCTATCAATAGTAAGTCTCCCCTACTGTTTCACTGTACCTTTATTCTCCTATAGCACTCTTCACGTTTTGTATTTATGCACCTGTTAACCTTTTCAGTGTCTGTCCTCACTATCCTGCATGCTCCACATCTAGGGTTCTTCCATTTGATCCCAGTTGCCTGGCTTGTAGCCTGGCTCATTGCCTGTTACATAGTAGCTGcgtgataaatatttgttgaataaataaatgaatcagcaCAGATGTTGACAGAACTAATAATAAATCAGAAAGAGCCTGTCTCCCGGCAGGGCATGGATAAGCACAGAAGAACAAGTCCAAAGCTCTAGTACGAGGAATGTTTAATCAAACATCCAGCCCATGGAAATGACTGCCTTGGCCCAGGATCTGTAGGAAGGACGCACTCGTAGGGTTGTTTTTCAATGAGAACATCAGGGTCTATCCTACTCTCCttgcctacccccccccccccgccccaagcagGGAGGCCAGTAAATTGAATTCAGTGttggtgtatgtatgtgtgtatacacacaagtGTTAGGCGATTTAATAAAGATAAGGGAAGAAAGATCACAcagggtgtgggggggtgtcttCAGGCGCACCTGGTGGCAAGAGACATGAAACCTAGCACATCGGAATGTTTCCGCCTCTGGGGTGGCAGGGGAGTATGGCAGTAAAAGGAGTGGCTTGGTACAAGTTTCAGCTTTATTACCGTTTAGCTACTGTGCGGCTTAAGTGGgatattttgccttttccagtgtCACTTTCCTTGTGTGTGAATTGAGAACGAAAATAAAAGCTCCatcagaaaattaaatgagagatTGTATAAAGCTCTCAACATGATGGctggcacataggaggtgctcagtaaatggggATCTTGATTGTGAAGCAGAGATTTAATCAGGCTCCTCCAAGACCTGGACTCTATTCATAAGCACATAAATCTTTCAcctcttttattaattttggctTCCCAGGTTCCCTGACAACAGAAGGTTGTATTCTGGACTCTGGCCTCCAGAAAGGTGCAGGACTCATTTTAATGTGGAATGTGGTGCATTTACCATTTGAGACCCTTCACCAGCTGCTGTCCTCCCCAGCTGATTTCCTGATACAGCAGGCTTGCCTTGGGAAGCCAATTTCATCTTGGAACACCTGCTTCTCAACTGAAGAGTAGGTGAAAACAATCTCCACTTGGTCCGCTTACAGAATTTTATGTTAATCAAAAGCCAGGAAAGTACATTGCAACCTGCAAGCCTTTAATCCAGACCAATTTTTTAAACTTGCCTTCACCTCATTTGCAGCCCTCactttttgtgcctcagtttctctgtatGTAAAGTGGGGAGAGGTCTGTGGGGCTGTAAAATTATGTCTCCAAAGTAATTGTTCTGGACGTGGAGCCAAAGAGAAGCCTTGAGTTCTGGAAAAGGCTAAAAGAAGCCCTTAGCTTCTCCTTTGAACCCCAGCTCCTGGTCGGATTGGGTTCCCTCCCAGCTGTTGCAGGGTGGCTTGTAAAGGTGTGCCCTCTCCTGGACGGGGCAGGAGATCAACCCTGGGAATTGGGGAGAACCATCGTGGCTCAGGGAGATAATTTCAGAGAGGCGGGTAAATGGAAGGCGCTGGATTCCTATAAGAATCTATATATGAACAGATAATTAGGAGACTAAAGAGTTAGGATGTTACTGCCGTGC encodes the following:
- the UBALD1 gene encoding UBA-like domain-containing protein 1, with the protein product MPPRPRARRGSVSQSRTVNICISRSRLANGGRVRRRSAAAGGSGQRGGGAMSVNMDELKHQVMINQFVLTAGCAADQAKQLLQAAHWQFETALSAFFQETNIPYSHHHHQMMCTPANTPATPPNFPDALTMFSRLKASESFHGGGSGSPMAATATSPPPHFPHAATGSFAAPSWPTAASPPGGPQHHQLQQPPMWTPAPPSPASDWPPLAPQQAASEPRAHPAMEAER